One genomic segment of Spirochaetales bacterium includes these proteins:
- a CDS encoding DUF115 domain-containing protein, which translates to METDKPLLIETGSGFTVRYKGRYLYSSQRPRELIEKRVDGFELEDRTLYIVPSIGLGYGLDILERKCPASSHVLCIEIDEILMKLYLEKGPVGLPDTDRLSVIRTGNPLEVVRYIRRLGTYRFRRVRMLSCSGGYHLYAETYKEMVRLLEEEITTYWKNKMTLLYMAPLWIRHIFYNLVRLHAKPDITVLRDISSLAVDLPVLVIGAGPSLDGTIETIKRIRKRVVLVAVDTAYGALCEHAITPDFIVILESQIANLKDFVTHRDPGIPVICDVTAHPATLRFFNGPLYLFSSSFFPVRLLDRLKAACFLPTQIPALGSVGGAALYVAMRMTDGPVLVTGLDFGYSDGRTHAKGTPYPLLLNNHTTRFTPLEQLVYGGILKRPLVDVAAKGGGRLLSDLVLRSYALEVTYITAGKTNIFDIGKTGMNIGLPLLKDDGEIDRVLFSPRGEGKTDRPESGVRGGRVHQGPQSVCLFLADEKACLDRAEKLLTARLESLIECERDFSHEERDILDAIDYAWLHFPDPLPLPVAEKGFLFRLLVSVRYYNRLMDRALLLLEKNMA; encoded by the coding sequence ATGGAAACGGATAAGCCCTTATTGATCGAAACGGGAAGCGGGTTTACCGTTCGCTATAAAGGCAGATATCTTTACTCCTCGCAGCGCCCCCGGGAACTCATCGAGAAACGGGTAGACGGATTCGAACTGGAGGATCGTACCCTTTATATCGTGCCCTCAATCGGTCTCGGCTACGGCCTCGATATCCTCGAAAGAAAATGTCCCGCTTCTTCGCATGTTCTCTGTATCGAAATTGACGAAATACTCATGAAATTATACCTCGAAAAGGGACCGGTCGGGCTTCCGGACACGGACAGGCTTTCAGTCATACGGACGGGGAATCCCCTGGAGGTGGTCCGCTATATCAGACGGCTCGGAACGTACCGGTTTCGACGGGTCAGGATGCTGAGTTGTTCGGGAGGTTATCACCTGTACGCGGAAACCTACAAAGAGATGGTTCGGCTTCTCGAGGAAGAGATTACCACTTACTGGAAAAACAAGATGACCCTTCTCTATATGGCGCCCCTCTGGATCAGGCATATCTTCTATAATCTCGTTCGTCTGCACGCGAAGCCCGATATCACGGTGCTCCGCGATATTTCGTCACTCGCCGTCGACCTCCCCGTTCTCGTGATCGGTGCCGGGCCGTCGCTTGACGGGACGATCGAAACCATAAAAAGGATACGGAAAAGGGTGGTACTCGTTGCGGTGGATACGGCATACGGTGCCCTGTGCGAACACGCGATCACACCCGATTTTATCGTTATCCTCGAATCCCAGATCGCGAACCTGAAGGATTTCGTCACCCACAGGGACCCGGGCATACCGGTAATCTGTGATGTGACCGCCCATCCCGCTACATTACGGTTTTTTAACGGTCCCCTCTACCTTTTTTCATCATCCTTTTTCCCCGTGCGGTTATTGGACAGACTGAAAGCGGCATGCTTCCTCCCGACGCAGATTCCGGCACTCGGATCGGTGGGGGGCGCGGCGCTTTATGTCGCCATGCGGATGACGGACGGTCCCGTACTGGTGACCGGTCTTGATTTCGGATATTCCGATGGCAGAACCCACGCGAAGGGGACGCCGTATCCCCTGCTTCTGAACAATCATACCACGCGGTTTACCCCGCTCGAGCAGCTTGTCTACGGAGGTATACTGAAAAGGCCCCTCGTCGATGTGGCGGCAAAGGGGGGCGGCAGGCTTTTGAGCGATCTGGTCCTGAGGTCGTACGCGCTCGAAGTGACATATATAACGGCCGGTAAAACGAATATTTTCGATATCGGGAAGACGGGAATGAACATCGGTTTGCCCCTGCTTAAGGATGACGGGGAGATCGACCGGGTCCTTTTTTCCCCTCGGGGGGAAGGAAAGACCGACCGGCCCGAAAGCGGTGTCAGGGGCGGCCGCGTTCATCAGGGGCCGCAATCGGTGTGCCTTTTTTTGGCGGACGAGAAGGCGTGTCTGGATCGCGCCGAAAAACTCCTGACCGCGCGCCTCGAATCACTCATCGAGTGTGAAAGGGATTTCAGTCATGAAGAACGGGATATCCTTGATGCGATCGATTATGCATGGCTTCATTTTCCGGACCCGTTGCCGTTGCCCGTTGCGGAGAAGGGATTTCTCTTCCGGCTGCTCGTTTCGGTCCGTTATTACAACAGGCTGATGGACCGTGCCCTTCTGCTGCTCGAAAAAAACATGGCTTGA
- a CDS encoding thioredoxin family protein, protein MKKYPFFLTLVLFLSSAALFGAEAIQWEKDLSVVLKNAEKKNSLIMIHLYTDWCHWCKELDKRTYTHKRVIDLSEKFVCIRINPEKDGKDKVDFVKQFDIPGFPTILFVDNRGALYGKIGGFLEGEAYAKEMEAVLKIEKSIRDLMEKHEKGDRKSTYKLIDIMYERELYGEAIKLILVLKKEDAMPDEPVYYFILGNHYFENKAYNDAYNSFMRIMNKKGVDSELYYHAAYLAGYSLYFVEGKKEAVAFLKKYKNHEKNPYTSIYARLIQYLESQ, encoded by the coding sequence ATGAAGAAATATCCGTTTTTCCTGACGCTCGTTTTATTTTTGTCGTCCGCAGCGCTTTTCGGCGCTGAAGCGATACAGTGGGAAAAAGATCTTTCGGTCGTACTCAAGAACGCGGAGAAAAAAAATTCCCTTATCATGATCCATCTGTATACCGACTGGTGCCACTGGTGCAAGGAACTCGACAAACGGACCTACACGCACAAACGTGTCATCGATCTTTCGGAAAAATTTGTCTGTATCCGCATTAATCCCGAAAAAGACGGCAAGGACAAAGTCGATTTCGTCAAACAGTTCGATATACCCGGTTTCCCGACAATACTTTTTGTGGACAACAGGGGGGCGCTTTACGGCAAGATCGGGGGGTTCCTCGAAGGAGAAGCCTACGCAAAGGAAATGGAAGCTGTCCTGAAGATCGAAAAGTCGATACGCGACCTTATGGAAAAGCATGAGAAGGGGGACAGGAAAAGCACCTACAAGCTTATCGATATCATGTATGAACGTGAGTTGTACGGGGAGGCGATAAAACTCATTCTCGTCCTGAAAAAAGAGGATGCGATGCCGGACGAACCTGTCTATTATTTCATCCTGGGCAACCACTATTTCGAAAATAAAGCGTACAATGACGCTTATAATTCATTCATGCGCATCATGAATAAAAAAGGCGTCGATTCCGAATTATACTACCACGCAGCATACCTCGCTGGATACAGCCTTTATTTCGTCGAGGGGAAAAAAGAAGCTGTGGCGTTTCTTAAGAAATACAAAAACCACGAAAAGAATCCGTACACGAGTATCTATGCCAGACTGATCCAGTATCTCGAATCGCAATAA